In Rhinolophus ferrumequinum isolate MPI-CBG mRhiFer1 chromosome 18, mRhiFer1_v1.p, whole genome shotgun sequence, a genomic segment contains:
- the COMP gene encoding cartilage oligomeric matrix protein, with product MVLAAACVLLLSLAALGASGQGQIRMGAGPDLGAQMLHELQETNAALRDVRELLRQQVKEITFLKNTVMECDACGMQPAHTPGLSVRPLPQCAPGYCFPGVACTMTPMGARCGSCPAGFTGNGTHCADINECNSHPCFPRVRCINTSPGFRCEACPPGYSGPPHEGVGLAFAKANKQVCTDINECETGKHNCVPNSVCVNTRGSFQCGPCQPGFVGDQASGCRPRAQRSCPDGTPSSCHEKADCVVERDGSRSCVCAIGWAGNGLLCGRDTDLDSFPDEKLRCAERHCRKDNCVTVPNSGQEDVDRDGIGDACDPDADGDGILNEEDNCPLVRNPDQRNSDNDKWGDACDNCRNQKNDDQKDTDRDGRGDACDDDIDGDLIRNAVDNCPRVPNSDQKDSDGDRVGDVCDNCPQKSNPDQGDVDHDFVGDACDNDQDQDGDGHQDSRDNCPTVPNSAQQDSDRDGQGDDCDEDDDNDGVPDDRDNCRVVPNPGQEDSDRDGVGDACQGDFDADKVVDKIDVCPENAEVTLTDFRAFQTVVLDPEGDAQIDPNWVVLNQGMEIVQTMNSDPGLAVGYTAFNGVDFEGTFHVNTATDDDYAGFIFGYQDSSSFYVVMWKQMEQTYWQANPFRAVAEPGIQLKAVKSSTGPGEHLRNALWHTGDTASQVKLLWKDPRNVGWKDKTSYRWFLQHRPQVGYIRVRFYEGPELVADSNVVLDTTMRGGRLGVFCFSQENIIWANLRYRCNDTIPEDYETQQLRQA from the exons ATGGTTCTCGCCGCCGCCTGCGTTCTCCTGCTCTCCCTGGCCGCCCTTGGCGCGTCCGGTCAGGGCCAGATCCGGATGG GTGCAGGTCCAGACCTGGGCGCACAGATGCTGCACGAACTACAGGAGACAAATGCGGCGCTGCGGGACGTGCGGGAGCTGCTGCGGCAGCAG GTCAAGGAGATCACGTTCCTGAAAAACACGGTGATGGAGTGTGATGCGTGCG GGATGCAGCCTGCGCATACCCCCGGCCTGAGCGTGCGGCCCCTGCCCCAGTGTGCGCCCGGCTACTGCTTTCCCGGCGTGGCTTGCACCATGACGCCGATGGGCGCTCGCTGCGGATCCTGCCCCGCGGGTTTCACAGGCAACGGGACGCACTGCGCGGACATCAACGAG TGTAATTCCCATCCCTGCTTTCCCCGTGTCCGCTGCATCAACACCAGCCCCGGCTTCCGCTGCGAGGCTTGCCCACCCGGGTACAGTGGCCCCCCACACGAGGGCGTGGGGCTGGCCTTCGCCAAGGCCAACAAGCAG GTTTGCACCGACATTAACGAGTGTGAGACCGGAAAGCATAACTGCGTTCCCAACTCTGTGTGCGTCAACACCAGG GGCTCCTTCCAGTGCGGCCCGTGCCAGCCCGGCTTCGTGGGAGACCAGGCGTCCGGCTGCCGTCCACGCGCACAGCGCTCCTGCCCGGATGGCACACCAAGCTCGTGCCACGAGAAGGCCGACTGCGTCGTGGAACGCGATGGCTCGCGGTCTTGTGTA TGTGCCATCGGCTGGGCGGGCAACGGGCTCCTCTGCGGTCGCGACACCGACCTGGACAGCTTTCCCGATGAGAAGCTGCGCTGCGCAGAGCGCCACTGCCGCAAG GACAACTGTGTGACGGTGCCCAACTCAGGGCAGGAGGACGTGGATCGCGATGGTATAGGAGACGCCTGCGACCCTGATGCTGACGGAGACGGGATCCTAAACGAGGAG GACAACTGCCCGCTGGTGCGGAACCCAGACCAGCGCAATTCGGACAACGACAAGTGGGGCGATGCGTGCGACAACTGCCGGAACCAGAAGAACGACGACCAGAAGGACACAGACCGGGACGGTCGAGGCGACGCCTGCGACGACGACATCGACGGTGACC TGATCCGAAATGCTGTGGACAACTGCCCCAGAGTGCCGAACTCAGACCAGAAGGACAGTGATGGTGATCGTGTAGGGGATGTCTGTGACAACTGTCCCCAGAAGAGCAACCCAGACCAG GGGGATGTGGACCACGACTTTGTAGGAGACGCTTGTGACAACGACCAAGACCA GGACGGGGATGGACACCAGGACTCTCGGGACAACTGCCCCACAGTACCTAACAGCGCGCAGCAGGACTCAGACCGCGATGGACAGGGTGACGACTGCGACGAGGATGATGACAACGATGGAGTCCCAGACGATCGGGACAACTGCCGCGTGGTGCCCAACCCTGGCCAGGAAGACTCGGACC GGGACGGTGTGGGCGACGCGTGCCAGGGCGACTTTGACGCGGACAAGGTGGTGGACAAGATCGATGTGTGTCCAGAGAACGCCGAGGTCACCCTCACCGACTTCCGTGCCTTCCAGACGGTCGTGCTGGACCCCGAAGGCGACGCGCAGATAGACCCCAACTGGGTGGTGCTCAACCAG GGGATGGAGATCGTGCAGACGATGAACAGCGATCCTGGCCTGGCAGTGG GTTACACGGCCTTCAACGGCGTGGACTTCGAAGGAACGTTCCATGTGAACACTGCCACCGATGACGACTACGCCGGTTTCATCTTTGGCTACCAGGACAGCTCAAGCTTCTATGTGGTCATGTGGAAGCAGATGGAGCAGACGTACTGGCAGGCCAACCCTTTCCGCGCTGTGGCTGAACCTGGCATCCAGCTCAAg GCTGTGAAGTCTTCTACGGGCCCTGGGGAGCACCTACGGAATGCTCTGTGGCACACGGGGGACACAGCGTCACAGGTGAAGCTGTTGTGGAAGGACCCCCGCAACGTGGGCTGGAAGGACAAGACGTCCTACCGCTGGTTCCTGCAGCACCGGCCCCAAGTGGGCTACATCAG AGTGCGGTTCTACGAGGGCCCTGAACTGGTGGCTGACAGCAACGTGGTCTTGGACACGACCATGCGAGGTGGACGCCTGGGGGTTTTCTGCTTCTCCCAGGAGAACATCATCTGGGCCAACCTGCGTTACCGCTGCAATG ACACCATCCCAGAGGACTATGAGACCCAGCAGCTGCGGCAGGCCTAA